One stretch of Dyella jiangningensis DNA includes these proteins:
- a CDS encoding aldose 1-epimerase — MADYLAERTQLEGHELAVLTDVAHGRRVRIARRGATLLSFEVPAPDGAWDIADGYRDAEELDARPSSRFAVMVPFANRIADARYQFEGKSYDLQPGVEGDARAARHGFVRGVDFELADLSADAQSARATFSTQAIRPGLHAGYPFAIDLTVTYTLDAAGLTLEAVMRNVGDQTAPCFFGWHPYFRLSELPIESWELQIPADSVVRTGTDFIPLPAESGRLSIDHAPEVDFRERQPIGPRELNHAFADLRFDTDGRTRTRLRDPDSGLAIAVWQTSGVMLAFTADTVTRDVRRSVALEPMESWADAFNRPDCADTIRLEPGAERRFFCGVEIESS, encoded by the coding sequence ATGGCCGATTATCTGGCGGAACGTACCCAACTGGAGGGCCACGAACTGGCGGTGCTGACCGACGTGGCCCATGGCCGACGCGTTCGCATTGCCCGGCGTGGCGCCACGCTGTTGAGCTTCGAAGTACCGGCGCCGGATGGCGCGTGGGATATCGCGGACGGATACCGCGATGCGGAGGAACTGGACGCGCGTCCCAGCTCGCGCTTCGCGGTCATGGTTCCGTTCGCCAACCGCATCGCCGATGCGCGATACCAGTTCGAAGGCAAGTCGTACGACCTGCAGCCGGGCGTGGAAGGCGACGCGCGTGCAGCACGCCACGGTTTCGTGCGCGGGGTGGATTTCGAGCTCGCTGACCTTTCCGCCGACGCCCAGTCGGCGCGCGCGACCTTCAGCACGCAGGCGATCCGGCCCGGCCTGCATGCCGGCTATCCGTTCGCGATCGACCTCACGGTGACCTACACGCTCGATGCCGCCGGCCTCACGCTGGAGGCGGTCATGCGCAACGTGGGTGATCAGACGGCGCCATGCTTCTTCGGCTGGCATCCGTATTTCCGGCTGAGCGAGCTGCCCATCGAAAGCTGGGAGCTGCAGATCCCCGCCGACAGCGTCGTGCGCACCGGCACCGACTTCATCCCGTTGCCGGCGGAGAGCGGTCGTCTCTCGATCGACCACGCACCGGAAGTCGACTTCCGCGAACGGCAGCCGATCGGTCCGCGTGAACTCAACCACGCCTTCGCCGACCTGCGTTTCGATACGGACGGCCGTACGCGTACGCGACTGCGCGATCCCGACAGCGGATTGGCCATCGCGGTGTGGCAGACCTCCGGCGTCATGCTGGCCTTCACCGCCGACACGGTGACGCGCGATGTGCGCCGGTCGGTGGCGCTGGAACCGATGGAAAGCTGGGCCGATGCGTTCAACCGGCCCGATTGCGCCGACACCATCCGGCTCGAACCCGGCGCCGAGCGGCGCTTCTTCTGCGGCGTGGAGATCGAAAGCTCATGA
- the pepN gene encoding aminopeptidase N — MNNRSDTSPTLVRLSEYRAPAWRVSQVELTFDLGIDTTEVTSRLHLQRDPAQDAPLRLDGEGLELLSIALDGEPLAGDAWRYADNVLEVDGARDGSVLETRVCLRPAANTALEGLYLSGPRERGFLLTQCEAEGFRHITFFPDRPDVLASYTVTLCADRDRFPVLLAGGNPDGQGELEGGRHWARFVDPHPKPSYLFALVAGRLQKIERDYATGGGRAVKLVIWAEPDAIGQCGYAMDALERSMRWDEEAYGREYDLDVFHVVATHDFNMGAMENKGLNIFNAKYLLADPDSSTDDEYRAVEAVVAHEYFHNWSGNRVTCRDWFQLSLKEGLTVFREQQFSADMNSAALKRIEDVALLRRAQFPEDAGPLAHPVRPAQYSEINNFYTATVYEKGSELVRMVAGRLGRDGFRRGMDRYFARNDGQAATLEDFLGALGEANGIDLMPYLAWYAQAGTPRLSARGLYDAAHRTYTLTLSQHTPPTPHQPHKQPLPIPVKLALFDRAGQIMPLHLTDDSAETSGATERVVVLDRAEQAFVFQQITEAPVPSLLRGFSAPVILECAYEPADLALLLRHDPDGFNRWEAGQQLAARAYDNLREGNETSALDAWCDALEALFNDGAMDPALLADLLTPPGEIELAERERQVDPSHVHALRQQLQEHLALRIGQSTLQHRYESLAAHASLQLDASNQARRRLKRRVLELLSRIDPWTAHAQATLQYDNAPSMTDRLAALAVLVRGNASQAHAALAHFRERYADNPLAMDKWFSVQTQLPGELVLDRVRALEADEAFTLKNPNRVNSLFGAWARNNPDGFHRPDGSGYQLLAERLKQLDALNPQVAARMATAFNGWQRLEPGRRALARSAIESVAAHAALSRNLNEIVQSMLHS; from the coding sequence ATGAACAACCGAAGCGACACCTCTCCTACCCTGGTCCGGCTCAGCGAATATCGCGCCCCTGCATGGCGCGTTTCGCAGGTGGAACTCACCTTCGACCTCGGCATCGACACCACCGAGGTCACCTCCCGCCTCCACCTCCAGCGCGACCCTGCGCAAGATGCACCGCTGCGGCTGGATGGCGAAGGCCTGGAGCTGCTGTCGATCGCCCTGGATGGCGAACCGCTTGCCGGTGACGCCTGGCGCTACGCGGACAACGTGCTCGAAGTGGATGGCGCCCGCGACGGCAGCGTGCTGGAGACGCGCGTGTGCCTGCGCCCGGCGGCCAATACGGCGCTGGAAGGCTTGTACCTCTCCGGCCCGCGCGAGCGCGGCTTCCTGCTCACCCAATGCGAGGCCGAAGGCTTCCGCCACATCACCTTCTTCCCCGATCGCCCCGACGTGCTGGCGAGCTACACCGTCACCCTGTGCGCCGACCGCGACCGCTTTCCGGTGCTGCTGGCCGGCGGCAATCCGGACGGCCAAGGCGAGCTGGAAGGCGGCCGTCACTGGGCGCGCTTCGTCGATCCGCATCCCAAGCCCAGCTACCTGTTCGCCCTGGTGGCCGGCCGCCTGCAGAAGATCGAGCGCGATTACGCCACCGGCGGCGGCCGCGCGGTGAAACTGGTGATCTGGGCCGAGCCCGACGCGATCGGCCAGTGCGGTTACGCCATGGATGCGCTGGAGCGCTCCATGCGCTGGGACGAGGAAGCCTACGGCCGCGAGTACGATCTGGACGTGTTCCATGTCGTCGCCACGCACGACTTCAACATGGGCGCGATGGAGAACAAGGGTCTCAACATCTTCAACGCGAAATACCTGCTGGCCGACCCTGATTCCAGCACCGACGACGAATACCGCGCAGTGGAAGCGGTGGTGGCGCACGAGTACTTCCACAACTGGAGCGGCAATCGCGTGACCTGCCGCGACTGGTTCCAGCTGTCGCTGAAGGAGGGGCTCACGGTATTCCGCGAACAGCAGTTCTCGGCGGACATGAATTCGGCCGCGCTCAAGCGCATCGAGGACGTCGCCCTGCTGCGCCGCGCCCAGTTCCCGGAAGACGCCGGCCCGCTCGCCCATCCGGTGCGTCCGGCCCAGTACAGCGAGATCAACAACTTCTACACGGCCACCGTCTACGAGAAGGGCTCGGAGCTGGTGCGCATGGTCGCCGGCCGTCTCGGGCGCGACGGCTTTCGCCGCGGCATGGATCGCTACTTCGCACGCAACGACGGGCAAGCCGCCACGCTCGAAGACTTCCTCGGCGCGCTGGGCGAAGCCAACGGCATCGACCTCATGCCGTACCTCGCGTGGTACGCGCAGGCGGGCACGCCGCGCCTTTCCGCTCGCGGCCTCTACGATGCCGCGCACCGCACCTACACGCTCACGCTTTCGCAGCACACGCCGCCGACACCGCACCAGCCGCACAAGCAGCCGCTGCCGATTCCGGTGAAGCTGGCGCTGTTCGACCGCGCCGGACAGATAATGCCGCTGCACCTCACCGACGACAGCGCGGAGACATCGGGCGCCACCGAGCGTGTCGTGGTGCTCGACCGCGCCGAGCAGGCGTTCGTGTTCCAGCAGATAACCGAGGCACCGGTGCCCTCGCTGCTGCGGGGCTTCTCCGCGCCGGTGATCCTCGAGTGCGCCTACGAGCCGGCCGATCTCGCCCTGTTGCTGCGCCATGATCCCGACGGCTTCAATCGCTGGGAAGCGGGCCAGCAGCTCGCCGCACGCGCCTACGACAACCTGCGCGAGGGCAACGAGACCAGCGCGCTGGATGCGTGGTGCGACGCGCTCGAGGCGCTGTTCAACGACGGTGCCATGGATCCCGCGCTGCTGGCCGACCTGCTCACGCCGCCCGGCGAAATCGAACTCGCCGAGCGCGAGCGCCAGGTCGACCCTTCGCATGTCCATGCGTTGCGCCAGCAGCTGCAGGAACACCTTGCGTTGCGCATCGGCCAGTCCACCCTGCAGCATCGTTACGAGTCGCTGGCGGCGCATGCCAGTCTCCAGCTCGACGCCAGCAACCAGGCGCGGCGCCGGCTCAAGCGGCGCGTGCTCGAATTGCTCTCGCGTATCGATCCCTGGACCGCGCATGCGCAGGCCACCTTGCAATACGACAACGCGCCCAGCATGACCGATCGCCTCGCGGCGCTGGCCGTGCTCGTGCGTGGCAACGCTTCGCAGGCGCACGCGGCACTGGCGCATTTCCGCGAACGCTATGCGGACAACCCGCTCGCGATGGACAAGTGGTTCTCGGTGCAGACGCAGTTGCCCGGCGAACTCGTACTCGATCGCGTACGCGCGCTCGAAGCGGACGAGGCGTTCACGCTGAAGAATCCCAACCGCGTCAATTCGCTGTTCGGCGCGTGGGCGCGCAACAATCCGGATGGCTTCCATCGACCCGACGGCAGCGGCTACCAGTTGCTCGCCGAACGACTGAAGCAGCTCGACGCGCTCAATCCACAGGTCGCGGCGCGCATGGCCACCGCGTTCAACGGCTGGCAACGGCTGGAGCCCGGACGCCGCGCGCTGGCACGCAGCGCCATCGAATCGGTAGCGGCGCACGCAGCCCTGTCGCGCAATCTCAACGAGATCGTGCAGAGCATGCTGCATAGCTGA
- the mnmG gene encoding tRNA uridine-5-carboxymethylaminomethyl(34) synthesis enzyme MnmG, with the protein MFHPTHYDVIVIGGGHAGTEAALASARTGARTLLLSHNIETIGQMSCNPAIGGIGKGHLVKEIDALGGAMAHAADLAGIQWRTLNASKGPAVRATRCQADRALYKAAIRRIVETQPNLELFQQAVDDLILEGDRVTGVVTQMGLKFRARSVVLTAGTFLAGKIHIGPAQYAGGRAGDPPASTLAQRLRELPVAAERLKTGTPPRIDLRSIDFTGLEEQPGDDPAPVFSYLGSRAEHPRQVSCWITHTSEHTHELIRGSLDRSPLYSGQIEGVGPRYCPSIEDKVVRFAEKSSHQIFIEPEGLDTFEVYPNGISTSLPYDVQLALVRSIKGFENAHITRPGYAIEYDYFDPRGLHPWLETKTIPGLYFAGQINGTTGYEEAGAQGLIAGLNAALAVKGESPWYPRRDEAYIGVLIDDLTSNGTIEPYRMFTSRAEYRLHLREDNADLRLTESGHRLGVVPQARYDALCAKREAVERETQRLGAIWAAPANALGAAIQQQLGITLSRETSALDLLRRPELDYTKLTSVNGVGPAVDDDDVAAQVEVQTKYAGYLDRQREEIARQRRHEQTAIPGSFDYDKVRGLSAEVLLKLKRVQPETIGQAARISGVTPAAISLLLVHLKRSAA; encoded by the coding sequence ATGTTTCATCCCACTCATTACGACGTCATCGTGATCGGCGGCGGCCATGCCGGCACCGAGGCCGCGCTCGCTTCGGCCCGGACCGGTGCGCGCACGCTGCTGCTGAGCCACAACATCGAGACGATCGGGCAGATGAGCTGCAACCCGGCCATCGGCGGCATCGGCAAGGGCCATCTGGTGAAGGAGATCGATGCCCTCGGCGGCGCCATGGCGCATGCAGCCGACCTCGCCGGCATCCAGTGGCGCACGCTCAACGCCTCCAAGGGCCCGGCGGTGCGCGCCACCCGCTGCCAGGCCGATCGCGCGCTCTACAAGGCCGCGATCCGCCGGATCGTCGAGACCCAGCCGAACCTGGAGCTGTTCCAGCAGGCGGTGGACGACCTGATCCTGGAAGGCGATCGCGTCACCGGCGTGGTGACCCAGATGGGCCTGAAGTTCCGGGCCCGCTCCGTGGTGCTTACCGCGGGTACCTTCCTCGCAGGCAAGATCCATATTGGACCCGCGCAATACGCCGGCGGCCGTGCCGGCGATCCGCCGGCCAGCACGCTCGCCCAGCGCCTGCGCGAACTGCCGGTGGCGGCCGAGCGCCTGAAGACCGGTACGCCGCCGCGCATCGACCTGCGCAGCATCGACTTCACCGGACTGGAAGAACAGCCCGGCGACGATCCGGCGCCGGTGTTCTCCTATCTCGGCTCGCGGGCCGAGCATCCGCGCCAGGTGAGCTGCTGGATCACGCACACCAGCGAGCACACCCACGAGCTCATCCGTGGCTCGCTCGATCGATCGCCGCTCTACAGCGGCCAGATCGAAGGCGTCGGCCCGCGCTATTGTCCGTCGATCGAAGACAAGGTGGTGCGCTTCGCGGAGAAGAGCTCGCACCAGATCTTCATCGAACCCGAAGGCCTGGACACCTTCGAGGTCTACCCCAACGGCATTTCCACCTCGCTGCCGTACGACGTGCAGCTCGCGCTGGTGCGCTCGATCAAGGGTTTCGAGAACGCGCACATCACGCGACCGGGCTATGCGATCGAGTACGACTACTTCGATCCGCGCGGCCTGCACCCGTGGCTGGAAACCAAGACGATCCCCGGCCTGTATTTCGCCGGGCAGATCAACGGCACCACCGGCTATGAGGAAGCGGGCGCGCAAGGACTGATCGCCGGACTCAACGCCGCGCTCGCCGTCAAGGGCGAGTCGCCGTGGTATCCGCGACGCGACGAGGCCTATATCGGCGTACTGATCGACGATCTCACCAGCAATGGCACGATCGAGCCCTATCGCATGTTCACGTCGCGCGCGGAATATCGTCTGCACCTGCGCGAGGACAATGCCGATCTTCGCCTCACCGAATCCGGCCATCGGCTTGGCGTGGTGCCGCAGGCGCGTTATGACGCGCTGTGCGCGAAGCGGGAGGCGGTGGAGCGCGAAACGCAGCGCCTGGGTGCGATCTGGGCCGCGCCGGCCAATGCGCTGGGTGCGGCCATCCAACAGCAGCTTGGTATCACACTCAGTCGCGAGACGAGCGCGCTCGACCTGCTTCGTCGCCCGGAGCTGGACTACACGAAGCTGACATCCGTCAACGGCGTCGGCCCGGCCGTGGACGACGACGATGTCGCGGCACAGGTGGAAGTGCAGACCAAGTACGCCGGCTATCTCGATCGGCAGCGCGAAGAGATCGCGCGCCAGCGTCGCCACGAGCAGACGGCCATTCCCGGCAGTTTCGATTACGACAAGGTGCGCGGCCTGTCGGCCGAAGTGCTGCTCAAGCTCAAGCGCGTGCAACCGGAAACCATCGGCCAGGCTGCGCGCATCAGCGGCGTGACGCCGGCCGCGATCTCGCTGCTGCTAGTGCATCTCAAGCGCTCGGCGGCCTGA
- a CDS encoding RDD family protein, with amino-acid sequence MEVWIGRDGERHGPYKEVDVRQWLRSGQVSPQDLGWYEGLADWQPLSVLFPDEVHAAPPAFTPPAPPYDAGLRATDASAALTDYAGFWKRVAAYILDALVLWIPNMLLSGMLGANEAAETYLQAKLVAGSDPQLALQAFDTYLHALGPALMAQTVVTWLYFALCESSAWQGTLGKRALGIRVTDLTGARISFLRATGRYFGKLISAFILCFGFLMVAWTQRKQGLHDMLAQTLVLNGRPGEQPSRPTPSSRDQGSLSA; translated from the coding sequence ATGGAAGTCTGGATCGGTCGGGATGGCGAGCGACACGGCCCCTACAAGGAAGTGGACGTGCGCCAATGGTTGCGTAGCGGCCAGGTGAGTCCGCAAGACCTGGGCTGGTACGAAGGCCTGGCCGACTGGCAGCCGCTGTCGGTGCTGTTTCCCGATGAAGTCCACGCCGCGCCACCTGCCTTCACGCCACCAGCACCGCCGTACGATGCCGGCCTGCGCGCGACCGATGCATCGGCCGCATTGACCGACTACGCCGGTTTCTGGAAACGCGTCGCCGCGTACATCCTCGATGCGCTGGTGCTGTGGATTCCCAACATGCTGCTGAGCGGCATGCTCGGCGCGAACGAAGCGGCGGAAACCTATCTGCAAGCCAAGCTCGTCGCGGGCAGCGATCCACAGTTGGCCTTGCAGGCGTTCGATACCTATCTTCATGCGCTCGGTCCGGCACTGATGGCGCAGACCGTGGTGACCTGGCTGTACTTCGCGCTGTGCGAAAGCTCCGCCTGGCAAGGCACGCTGGGCAAGCGTGCACTCGGCATCCGTGTGACCGATCTCACCGGCGCGCGCATCAGCTTCCTGCGCGCCACCGGGCGTTATTTCGGCAAGCTGATCAGCGCCTTCATCCTGTGCTTCGGCTTCCTCATGGTCGCGTGGACACAGCGCAAGCAAGGCCTGCACGACATGCTCGCGCAAACGCTGGTGCTCAACGGCCGCCCGGGTGAGCAGCCCTCGCGGCCGACGCCATCCTCCCGCGACCAGGGCTCGCTCAGCGCGTGA
- a CDS encoding winged helix-turn-helix domain-containing protein: MAHPQPDDGWIYQCEDIVVEPRAHRLERAGVALSVEPKAFAVLVVLLQQAGEVVGKDELLDAAWGHRHVTPGVLTRVISQLRHTLGDCAGNPRYIATVHTLGYRFIGDVQRVAPPSATFAMPPEAAAPGARPDVIALPRDRPSARPEPPPLPWLAAVIMVAAIVAMLAAASLWHPPRDQARAPRATPQPAVVVLPFIHAASAQSAHARRWPHARRIAIRYPSAHREPAPAEGGAYLHVRPEQAPAARD; encoded by the coding sequence ATGGCCCATCCCCAACCTGATGACGGCTGGATCTATCAGTGCGAAGACATTGTGGTCGAGCCGCGTGCACATCGCCTCGAACGCGCAGGCGTCGCTCTTTCGGTGGAGCCGAAGGCTTTCGCCGTGCTGGTGGTGTTGCTGCAGCAAGCCGGCGAAGTCGTCGGCAAGGATGAACTGCTGGATGCGGCGTGGGGTCACCGGCACGTTACGCCCGGCGTGCTCACGCGCGTCATCTCGCAACTACGCCACACGCTGGGCGATTGCGCCGGCAACCCTCGCTACATAGCCACCGTACACACGCTCGGCTATCGCTTCATCGGCGACGTGCAGCGTGTCGCCCCACCCTCCGCCACGTTCGCCATGCCTCCTGAGGCGGCGGCTCCCGGCGCGCGACCCGATGTCATTGCCTTGCCCCGGGACCGGCCTTCGGCACGTCCTGAGCCACCGCCCTTGCCGTGGCTGGCGGCGGTGATCATGGTCGCCGCCATCGTGGCGATGCTCGCTGCGGCAAGCCTGTGGCATCCGCCGCGTGACCAGGCTCGTGCGCCGCGTGCGACGCCGCAGCCGGCGGTCGTGGTGCTGCCCTTCATCCACGCGGCCAGCGCGCAGTCCGCTCACGCCAGGCGCTGGCCCCATGCCCGCCGCATCGCCATCCGTTACCCGAGCGCCCACCGCGAGCCGGCGCCAGCTGAAGGCGGCGCCTATCTTCACGTCCGCCCTGAACAGGCTCCCGCCGCCCGCGACTGA
- a CDS encoding Tex family protein encodes MLSIEQRIAQDIAAKPDQVHAAVELLDGGATVPFIARYRKEATGGLDDTQLRLLEERLRYLRELEERRDAILASIEEQGKMTDALKGDILSADTKARLEDLYLPYKPKRRTKAQIAREAGLEPLAIGLREDPTQSPEAFAAAFVDAEKGVPDVRAALDGARAILMESIAEDATLVGELRDWLWEKGQIRAKVVEGKENEGAKFRDYFDHVEPIGKIPSHRLLALMRARNEGVIELELSPALDMEQGHQEGEGRVAARAGILDRGRAADAWLRETVRLTWRVKLHLHLTLDLFGRVREGAEDEAIRVFGDNLKDLMLAAPAGAKTVMGLDPGIRTGVKVAVVDATGKLLATDTIYPHEPRRQWNESLAALARLCQKHGVDLIAIGNGTASRETDKLAGELIKGLAKTHPDHKLSKVVVSEAGASVYSASETAAREFPDLDVSLRGAVSIARRLQDPLAELVKIEPKAIGVGQYQHDVNQVKLARALDAKVEDCVNAVGVDVNTASAALLSRVAGLSASVAENVVKHRDANGPFANRKALLKVPRLGDKAFEQCAGFLRVPSGDNPLDASAVHPEAYPVVERIIAQCGREVRSIIGDTAFLRGLKAEQYTDETFGLPTVRDILKELEKPGRDPRPEFVAPSFAEGVEDLKDLRPGMVLEGRVTNVAAFGAFVDIGVHQDGLVHVSALSHTFVKDPRDAVKAGDIVKVKVMEVDIPRQRIGLSMRLDDEPGQQARGGRPAASGNEARGGGPRDNRGPRPGGGAPKPAAAPANNAFADALAKAMKR; translated from the coding sequence ATGCTCAGCATCGAACAACGTATTGCCCAGGACATCGCCGCCAAGCCGGACCAGGTCCATGCCGCGGTGGAATTGCTCGACGGCGGCGCCACCGTGCCGTTCATCGCGCGCTACCGCAAGGAAGCCACCGGCGGTCTCGACGACACGCAACTGCGCCTGCTGGAAGAGCGCCTGCGCTACCTGCGCGAGCTCGAAGAGCGCCGCGACGCGATCCTCGCCAGCATCGAGGAACAGGGCAAGATGACCGATGCGCTGAAGGGCGACATCCTCAGCGCCGACACCAAGGCACGCCTGGAAGACCTGTACCTTCCCTACAAGCCCAAGCGTCGCACCAAGGCGCAGATCGCGCGCGAGGCCGGGCTCGAGCCGCTGGCCATCGGCCTGCGCGAGGATCCCACGCAGTCACCCGAGGCATTCGCCGCCGCATTCGTGGATGCGGAAAAGGGCGTGCCCGACGTGCGCGCCGCGCTCGATGGCGCGCGCGCCATCCTGATGGAAAGCATCGCCGAAGACGCCACGCTCGTCGGCGAGCTGCGCGACTGGCTGTGGGAGAAGGGCCAGATCCGCGCCAAGGTGGTGGAAGGCAAGGAGAACGAAGGCGCGAAGTTCCGCGACTACTTCGATCACGTCGAGCCGATCGGCAAGATTCCCTCGCATCGCCTGCTGGCACTGATGCGTGCGCGCAACGAGGGCGTGATCGAACTGGAACTCTCGCCCGCTCTCGACATGGAGCAGGGTCACCAGGAAGGCGAAGGCCGCGTGGCCGCGCGCGCCGGCATCCTCGATCGCGGTCGTGCCGCCGATGCATGGCTGCGCGAAACGGTGCGCCTCACCTGGCGGGTGAAGCTGCATCTGCACCTCACGCTGGACCTGTTCGGCCGCGTGCGCGAGGGCGCCGAAGACGAAGCGATCCGCGTGTTCGGCGACAACCTCAAGGACCTGATGCTCGCGGCGCCGGCCGGCGCCAAGACCGTGATGGGCCTGGACCCGGGCATCCGCACCGGCGTGAAGGTCGCCGTGGTCGACGCGACGGGCAAGCTGCTCGCCACCGACACGATCTATCCGCACGAGCCGCGCAGGCAGTGGAACGAATCGCTGGCCGCGCTGGCACGGCTGTGCCAGAAGCACGGCGTGGACCTGATCGCGATCGGCAACGGCACGGCATCGCGCGAAACCGACAAGCTGGCCGGTGAACTGATCAAGGGCCTGGCCAAGACGCATCCGGACCACAAGCTGTCGAAGGTGGTGGTGAGCGAAGCAGGCGCGTCGGTGTATTCGGCCTCCGAAACCGCCGCCAGGGAGTTCCCCGATCTCGACGTGAGCCTGCGCGGCGCCGTCTCGATCGCGCGCCGCCTGCAGGATCCGCTGGCGGAACTGGTGAAGATCGAGCCCAAGGCGATCGGCGTCGGCCAGTACCAGCACGACGTGAACCAGGTGAAGCTGGCGCGCGCACTCGACGCCAAGGTCGAGGACTGCGTGAACGCCGTCGGCGTGGACGTGAACACCGCTTCCGCCGCCCTGCTCTCGCGCGTCGCCGGCCTTTCCGCCAGCGTGGCGGAGAACGTGGTGAAGCATCGCGATGCCAACGGTCCGTTCGCCAACCGCAAGGCCCTGCTCAAGGTGCCGCGCCTGGGCGACAAGGCGTTCGAGCAGTGCGCCGGCTTCCTGCGCGTACCCAGCGGTGACAACCCGCTGGACGCCAGCGCGGTGCATCCGGAGGCCTATCCGGTGGTCGAGCGCATCATCGCGCAGTGCGGCCGCGAGGTGCGCTCCATCATCGGCGACACCGCCTTCCTGCGTGGCCTCAAGGCCGAGCAGTACACCGACGAGACGTTCGGCCTGCCGACCGTGCGCGACATCCTCAAGGAACTGGAAAAGCCCGGCCGCGACCCGCGCCCGGAATTCGTCGCGCCCAGCTTCGCCGAAGGCGTGGAAGACCTGAAGGACCTGCGCCCCGGCATGGTGCTGGAAGGCCGCGTGACCAACGTAGCCGCGTTCGGTGCCTTCGTGGACATCGGCGTGCACCAGGACGGCCTCGTGCACGTCTCGGCGCTCTCGCATACCTTCGTGAAGGATCCGCGCGACGCGGTGAAGGCGGGCGATATCGTCAAGGTGAAGGTGATGGAGGTCGACATCCCGCGCCAGCGCATCGGCCTGTCGATGCGCTTGGACGACGAACCCGGCCAGCAGGCCCGCGGCGGTCGTCCGGCGGCCAGCGGCAACGAGGCCCGTGGCGGCGGCCCGCGCGACAACCGCGGCCCGCGTCCCGGCGGCGGTGCGCCCAAGCCCGCGGCCGCCCCGGCCAACAACGCGTTTGCCGACGCGTTGGCGAAGGCGATGA
- a CDS encoding pyridoxal-phosphate dependent enzyme, producing the protein MSATMNRAALPTFAQVQEAAARIAPYAVKTPVLRNTTLNALAGADLYFKCENLQRGGAFKFRGACNAVWSMDDAMATSGVVTHSSGNHGNALALAAATRGIPAHVVVPEDAVRTKLEAIERAGAILHRCVATQAAREAKADEVQRATGAELVHPFSDTRVMAGQGTAVLELLEQSGGLDAVITPVGGGGLIAGTAIAAHGVAPQIEVHGAEPAGADDAARSLAQGQRVGPFTPDTICDGLRTLIGETNFEALRMHRVEVTTVSDDEVVAAMRLLWNELKIVVEPSSATVLAAVLKRPERFKGKRVGLILTGGNVDLDALPW; encoded by the coding sequence ATGAGTGCCACGATGAATCGCGCGGCCTTGCCGACGTTTGCACAGGTGCAGGAAGCCGCTGCGCGCATTGCGCCTTATGCAGTGAAAACGCCCGTGTTGCGCAACACGACGTTGAATGCGCTCGCCGGCGCCGATCTGTATTTCAAATGCGAGAACCTGCAGCGTGGCGGTGCGTTCAAGTTCCGTGGCGCATGCAACGCGGTGTGGTCGATGGACGATGCCATGGCGACGAGCGGCGTGGTCACGCACTCTTCCGGCAACCATGGCAATGCGCTGGCATTGGCAGCGGCCACGCGCGGCATTCCCGCGCATGTGGTCGTTCCCGAGGACGCCGTGCGCACCAAGCTGGAGGCCATCGAACGCGCGGGCGCGATCCTGCACCGCTGCGTGGCCACGCAAGCCGCGCGCGAAGCGAAGGCGGATGAAGTGCAGCGCGCCACCGGTGCGGAGCTGGTCCATCCGTTCTCCGATACCCGCGTGATGGCAGGCCAGGGCACCGCGGTGCTCGAACTGCTGGAGCAGTCGGGCGGTCTCGATGCCGTCATCACGCCGGTCGGCGGCGGTGGCCTGATCGCGGGCACGGCCATCGCCGCGCATGGCGTGGCGCCGCAGATCGAGGTGCACGGCGCGGAGCCCGCTGGCGCGGACGACGCGGCGCGCTCGCTCGCACAAGGTCAGCGCGTGGGTCCGTTCACGCCGGACACGATCTGCGACGGCCTGCGCACGCTGATCGGGGAGACCAATTTCGAAGCGTTGCGCATGCATCGCGTCGAGGTAACGACCGTGAGCGACGATGAGGTCGTCGCCGCCATGCGGTTGCTGTGGAACGAGCTGAAGATCGTGGTCGAGCCCTCCAGCGCGACAGTGCTGGCGGCCGTGCTGAAACGCCCGGAGCGCTTCAAGGGCAAGCGCGTGGGCTTGATCCTCACCGGTGGCAACGTCGATCTCGACGCACTGCCCTGGTAG